GTGCTTTAACTACATGAACACCTCGCTCGCCATGGCCACGGCAAGACTTAAAGAAATCGGAATTCGGAAGGTAATGGGCAGCCCGCGCACACAGCTGATTTTTCAATTTTTGACGGAAAATGTTCTGCTTTGTGTTCTTGCTATCTTTGCAGCTTTCGGATTGGCTGAGTTTTTGGTTCCCGGATGGAATGCGCTTTTTTATGACATTCAACTTTCTATGGACGAATCGAAAACTTCCGGCTTGTGGTTATTTCTTATCGGGCTCGTCGGCTTAACAGCGGTCGGTGGCGGATTGTATCCGGCCTATGTCATCAGCGCGCACAATCCGGCTAAAATTCTGCAAGGGCATCAATCCAAAACTACGGCGAGTTGGATCATGAAAGTGATGCTGACATTACAGTTTTCGGTCTCTATCATAGCCGTCGTCGGCAGCGTCGTGTTTTCACAAAATGCAGAGTATCAAAAAAATTTAGACCTAGGGTATGAACCGGAAAAGCTCATCGGTGTGGTTATTCAGAAGAGCTCCATGTATCCGGTACTTTCGAACGCACTCATGCAGAATGCACCAATCGAAAGCGTATCGGCCGGACGAAATCACATTTTGTATTCATCTTGGCGAAGAACTATCAAAGTCGTTGATCGTGATATCGAAGCGGAATTTTTATATGTACGTCCCGGATATACTGAAACCGTCGGGTTGAGGTTGGCCGAAGGCCGTTTCTTTGATACATCCAAACCGCTCGATTTGACGGAATCGATCGTGATCAACCGCAGGATGGCCAAAGAGCAAGGTTGGGGAAATCCTATCGGACAGACCATGGTTATTGATTCGGTGACGTGCCGTGTCATCGGTGTCGTAGAAGATTTTTATATCCGCGGCCCTTTTCGACCGATATTGCCCTGCGTTTTTAAAGCGGCCAAAGAAGACAGTTATAGATTTGTAATCGTCAAGGCCGATCAAACTAACATCCATGCTGCGATGCATTCTGTGGAAGAAACATGGAAAAAACTTTTTCCTGAGATGCCCTTTGAGGGATTTTATCAGGAAACACAAACGGCCAACGCGGCCGAACTTAGCAAGAGTATCATGCTCGTGTTTTTCTACGTAGCACTCATGGCGATCGTTATTTCCGGTATGGGCCTCTTTGCGCTCGTGTCGCTAAATATCGTACGGCGAACTAAGGAAATCGGTATCCGTAAAGTACTAGGCGCATCGGCACTACAGATCATGCGTATGATGAATTCGGATTTTATCATTCTTTTATTGATCGCCTCCGTCATCGCCGATGTCGCCGGGTTTTTCCTTTTCAAAGCGCTTCTGGGAAGTATTTACAGATACCACGTGGAAGTCGGAATCACGGCTCTCATACTGGCCAATATTGCAGTTCTCCTGATCGGATTGGCGACGATTACAGGTCGTGTTCTCAAAGCAGCGCGCGCCAATCCGGTAAACGCATTAAAATATGAGTGATCAAGGATAATAATATTATGGTAAAGAATTTTTTGATCGTGGCCATGCGCACCATGCGCAAACACAAATCGTACACTATCATGAATGTGGCCGGTCTCGCAACCGGGTTGGCGTGCTTCATGGTCATTGCCATGTATGTTCGCCGCGAAACGGAGTTTGATACCTTTCAAAAAAATCCCGATCGCCTTTTTCGTATAGCACTGCATCGGGAAAATACCGGCTCTCCACAGCCTATCGCAACCGTATCGCACAGTGTCGCCGACATCCTTCGCCGGGAATCCCCGGGTATTGAATCCATGGCACGTTTATTTCGATTTGATCAAGACGCCGTCATTTTGACGGGCGATAAAAAATTTACCGAGCCGGATTTGATGTTCGCCGAACCGGATGTTTTCGACCTTTTGAGTATCGAACTGCTGAATGGCAGTCCTGCTAATGCTTTAAAAAATCCTACGGACGCCGTTTTATCGGAAGCCAGTGCTCGTGCCTACTTCGGGCATACCGACGTGATCGGACAGAATATCCGCGTTCGCATCAATACACGCTACGCCGATTTCAAGATTACGGGCGTATTCAAAAACTATCCCTCCAACTCGCATTTTTATACCAACGTATTATTGGGATTTGACGGAGTAAAAAATTACGTCGGTGATTTGGATTTTTTTCAGAGCTGGTTTAATTACCCCATGTGGACATACCTGCGCATTAAGGATATCAACGATGAAGCATCGGTTAATGCCGCACTCCATCAGATCGTCGAGCGCCACTTTCCTCAAACGCGCAAGCCGTCGCACATGCAGCTCCAGCGCGTCACGGATATCCACCTTCATTCACAAATGGGCGGAGAAATTAGACCGAATAGCAATATTTTTTACATCTACACGTTTACGATTATCGGGCTGCTTCTTTTGATCGTAGCTTGTGTAAACTACATCAACCTTTCGACCGCTCAATCGGAACAACGTACGCGCGAAGTCGGCGTACGCAAAGTTATGGGCGCCCGCCGCAGGGAATTAATATTTCAATTTTTGATGGAATCCGTTCTGCAAAGTATATTTGCATTGGGTCTTGCCTTGGGATTGGCCGAAGTGCTGGCATCCGTCCTCAACCGATTCACGGATCTTCAACTCACATTCGATTATTCGGATCCGTTTTTATTTATATTTTCGGCGTTTCTGATCGTGGTCGTCGGCGTCGGTGCAGGTTTTTATCCGGCTGTGGTTCTGTCCGGTTATGCGCCAATCCGAAATTTAAGAATGAAGGCTTTTCGTCGCCGGTTTCCCC
This DNA window, taken from bacterium, encodes the following:
- a CDS encoding ABC transporter permease — its product is MIHNYFIIAFRNLYRKKMYTFINLFGLSVSIAVCIVGYLIWDYSYHFDQFHENAERIYHIGTTRVINEQDQIFGISPLPLAPALARDFSGVKHAVRFANQVAIVRVGDKVFNESIHFADEQFFDMFRFELEQGRYDALKSKTDLIITHDMAMKYFGETNVVGQSITISYANEVKHTYTIGGVLKTIPRNSSLQFGFLLSTEILSDLGVDERNNWSHVTGATFIEVHQAETIQQIKDNESKYIELVRSANTRFPISHLVITPLKDLAIEGENFRSHDLQDAPPPSARITLFITAILLLVMSCFNYMNTSLAMATARLKEIGIRKVMGSPRTQLIFQFLTENVLLCVLAIFAAFGLAEFLVPGWNALFYDIQLSMDESKTSGLWLFLIGLVGLTAVGGGLYPAYVISAHNPAKILQGHQSKTTASWIMKVMLTLQFSVSIIAVVGSVVFSQNAEYQKNLDLGYEPEKLIGVVIQKSSMYPVLSNALMQNAPIESVSAGRNHILYSSWRRTIKVVDRDIEAEFLYVRPGYTETVGLRLAEGRFFDTSKPLDLTESIVINRRMAKEQGWGNPIGQTMVIDSVTCRVIGVVEDFYIRGPFRPILPCVFKAAKEDSYRFVIVKADQTNIHAAMHSVEETWKKLFPEMPFEGFYQETQTANAAELSKSIMLVFFYVALMAIVISGMGLFALVSLNIVRRTKEIGIRKVLGASALQIMRMMNSDFIILLLIASVIADVAGFFLFKALLGSIYRYHVEVGITALILANIAVLLIGLATITGRVLKAARANPVNALKYE
- a CDS encoding ABC transporter permease; this encodes MVKNFLIVAMRTMRKHKSYTIMNVAGLATGLACFMVIAMYVRRETEFDTFQKNPDRLFRIALHRENTGSPQPIATVSHSVADILRRESPGIESMARLFRFDQDAVILTGDKKFTEPDLMFAEPDVFDLLSIELLNGSPANALKNPTDAVLSEASARAYFGHTDVIGQNIRVRINTRYADFKITGVFKNYPSNSHFYTNVLLGFDGVKNYVGDLDFFQSWFNYPMWTYLRIKDINDEASVNAALHQIVERHFPQTRKPSHMQLQRVTDIHLHSQMGGEIRPNSNIFYIYTFTIIGLLLLIVACVNYINLSTAQSEQRTREVGVRKVMGARRRELIFQFLMESVLQSIFALGLALGLAEVLASVLNRFTDLQLTFDYSDPFLFIFSAFLIVVVGVGAGFYPAVVLSGYAPIRNLRMKAFRRRFPLRKILVIVQLSVTAALISAVWIIQLQINYVRSKELGFNKDHTVLIRAIGSTVASNLNYDRFKYQCEQLPGVISVTRHSWVAGEGFRIRSVGFDSFSEEQRQPIQFIFVGEDYLKTYDLKLIEGRDFSAQYPADTAGAYIVNEAAVRAYGLTNPIGRIVVSGDRGPVRGPIVGVVKDFHFASLHEAIEPMVIGLFRFPMPYISVRFDGQATPETIGAIERLWNNIDTERPMDYSFLDTRIERVYRFENQLSAITKLFTILSMIIGCMGLFGLIAAMAEKRTKEIGIRKVLGASIWGIIGMFAREFSVMVIVATLLAVPTVYSGLSQWLEGFAYRVELTAEPFIVSFIAILFLTVITVTHHALKAAKTNPAVSLKSE